The following proteins are co-located in the Dehalococcoides mccartyi 195 genome:
- a CDS encoding complex I subunit 4 family protein, whose amino-acid sequence MSIPYLTLITFLPAAGAILMALWPRLSGRAIKISSLLLTLVPLVLSLVVFAGFDRSSSMAGVIQFEENLPWISLLNANYHLGVDGLSLPFLVLTTLLGVLAVLISWKVDLRIKEFFVWLLILQTSITGVFVSLDLLLFFIFWELELIPMYFLISIWGAGRKEYSALKYVLYTLFGGAFILAGILILFFATGSLDIASLASTDLNNFLRPAMMVLTFFMFFIGFAIKLPAFPFHTWLPDAHTDAPTAASVILAGTLLKMGGYAMLRLNVAMFPDVCRDWAPLILTIAVINVIYGAAITLKQTDIKRLIAYSSVSHMGFVLLGIFTLGEISMNGAVLQMFSHGIITGLLFAITGVVMHNTHERDINKLGGLAKQMPRTAIIFILAGLGAMAVPATSGFIAEVSVFLGSFQSSVVPGGQVFTMLCLLGLVLAAAYILWTVQRVFLGPGLEKFQMVKDADKTEIVFSLVFLVVMFGVGLYPQIIVDVIQTGVAPLAAVFGG is encoded by the coding sequence ATGAGCATACCATACTTAACACTAATAACTTTCCTGCCCGCAGCGGGAGCTATCTTGATGGCTCTGTGGCCGCGTTTGTCCGGGCGGGCAATAAAAATCAGCTCACTGCTGCTCACTCTTGTGCCGCTGGTGCTCTCACTAGTGGTCTTTGCCGGATTTGACCGGAGTAGTTCCATGGCCGGGGTTATACAGTTTGAAGAAAATCTCCCCTGGATATCCCTTTTAAACGCTAACTACCACCTTGGCGTTGACGGTTTAAGTTTGCCTTTCCTGGTTCTGACTACTTTACTGGGTGTTCTGGCGGTACTTATCAGCTGGAAAGTAGACCTCAGGATAAAAGAGTTTTTTGTCTGGCTGCTTATACTCCAAACCAGCATTACAGGCGTATTTGTCTCTCTTGATTTGCTGCTCTTCTTTATCTTCTGGGAGCTGGAACTGATACCCATGTATTTCCTGATTTCAATCTGGGGTGCCGGGCGTAAAGAGTATTCGGCTCTTAAATACGTCCTTTACACCCTGTTTGGCGGTGCGTTTATACTGGCCGGTATCCTGATACTTTTCTTTGCCACCGGCAGTCTGGATATAGCGTCTCTGGCATCTACGGACCTAAATAATTTCCTGCGTCCGGCCATGATGGTGCTTACTTTCTTTATGTTTTTTATCGGTTTTGCCATCAAGCTTCCGGCTTTCCCCTTCCACACCTGGCTGCCGGATGCCCATACAGACGCACCTACCGCCGCCAGTGTTATTCTGGCAGGTACGTTGCTTAAAATGGGCGGCTATGCCATGCTCAGGTTAAACGTGGCCATGTTCCCTGACGTCTGCCGTGACTGGGCGCCTTTGATACTGACTATTGCGGTCATAAACGTAATTTACGGTGCCGCTATCACCCTTAAACAAACAGATATCAAAAGGCTTATTGCCTACAGTTCGGTAAGCCACATGGGTTTTGTACTGCTGGGTATATTTACCCTGGGTGAAATCTCCATGAACGGTGCGGTTCTGCAAATGTTCAGCCACGGTATAATCACCGGTCTGCTCTTTGCCATAACCGGTGTAGTTATGCACAATACCCACGAACGGGATATTAACAAGCTGGGCGGTCTGGCAAAACAGATGCCCCGCACAGCTATCATATTTATACTGGCCGGTCTGGGGGCGATGGCTGTGCCGGCTACCAGCGGGTTTATCGCCGAAGTCAGCGTATTTTTAGGTTCATTCCAGAGTTCGGTAGTCCCCGGCGGGCAGGTATTTACCATGCTCTGCCTTTTGGGTTTGGTACTGGCAGCTGCCTATATACTCTGGACAGTCCAGAGGGTATTTTTGGGCCCCGGACTGGAAAAATTCCAGATGGTAAAAGATGCCGATAAAACCGAAATAGTTTTTTCACTGGTATTTTTAGTGGTAATGTTCGGGGTTGGCCTTTATCCCCAGATTATAGTAGATGTGATTCAAACCGGAGTGGCCCCGCTGGCGGCCGTTTTCGGCGGATAG
- a CDS encoding NADH-quinone oxidoreductase subunit J family protein, with translation MEIAFWIIAITCIASALLVVGVKNIFHSSLWLILCFLSVAGVFLLLSADFLAAVQILIYIGAISVLIILAIMLTREVQRGNLTNKLKIPALAVVTALGGIMTYMLISSNWTSSDAPAPSTTTAGLAEMLFGSDGFGLGVLITGVILLVAIIGAIVLVRDK, from the coding sequence GTGGAAATAGCGTTCTGGATTATAGCCATAACCTGTATAGCCTCCGCCTTGCTGGTGGTGGGAGTGAAAAATATTTTCCACTCATCCCTCTGGCTGATACTCTGTTTCCTTTCGGTTGCCGGCGTGTTCCTGCTGCTTTCGGCAGACTTTCTGGCAGCAGTGCAGATACTTATTTATATCGGTGCTATATCGGTACTGATAATACTGGCAATCATGCTTACCCGTGAGGTTCAGCGGGGCAACCTTACCAACAAGCTTAAAATACCGGCTCTGGCTGTTGTTACCGCTTTGGGCGGGATAATGACCTATATGCTTATCAGCTCAAACTGGACCTCCAGTGACGCACCCGCCCCCTCCACCACCACCGCCGGCCTGGCCGAAATGCTTTTCGGTTCAGACGGGTTCGGGCTGGGAGTACTGATTACGGGTGTAATATTACTGGTGGCCATTATCGGGGCTATAGTACTGGTGAGGGACAAATAA
- a CDS encoding TatD family hydrolase, whose protein sequence is MPIYEYVDTHSHLDMPEFDADRQEMLKRAFENGVKTIITTGIDIPSSQKAIDLAAANPAIYAAVGIHPQECTGVTEADFERLELLVKCEKVVAIGECGLDYYRDYSPRHTQLETFYHHLDLADQTGLPLIIHCRQAEEDVLKILSDWSAQSPASAGKGVIHCFSGSAETALKYINMGFYIGLGAYIGYPSSRKYHPAFAAIPLEHIVLETDCPFLPPQTHRGERNEPAYIPLTAATLAEIKNLGTNEVASATTANARRLFHLDK, encoded by the coding sequence GTGCCGATTTATGAATATGTAGACACCCATTCCCATCTGGATATGCCTGAATTTGACGCTGACCGTCAGGAAATGCTAAAGCGGGCTTTTGAAAACGGCGTAAAAACTATAATTACCACCGGTATAGACATACCTTCCAGCCAAAAAGCCATTGACCTGGCAGCCGCCAATCCGGCCATATACGCCGCAGTCGGTATCCACCCCCAGGAATGCACTGGGGTTACCGAGGCGGATTTTGAACGTCTGGAACTACTGGTTAAGTGTGAAAAGGTGGTGGCTATAGGCGAATGCGGGCTGGATTATTACCGTGATTACTCACCCCGCCACACCCAGCTGGAAACATTCTACCACCACCTTGATTTAGCTGACCAAACCGGTCTGCCGCTTATAATCCACTGCCGCCAGGCCGAAGAAGACGTACTGAAAATACTTTCGGACTGGTCTGCCCAGAGCCCGGCGAGCGCAGGCAAAGGCGTAATCCACTGTTTCAGCGGTTCGGCCGAAACCGCACTTAAATATATAAATATGGGTTTTTATATAGGGCTGGGCGCTTATATCGGTTATCCGTCTTCCAGAAAATATCACCCTGCCTTTGCCGCCATACCTCTTGAGCATATAGTACTGGAAACTGACTGCCCGTTTCTGCCCCCCCAAACTCACCGCGGGGAACGGAACGAACCCGCCTATATACCGCTGACAGCGGCAACTCTGGCGGAGATAAAAAACCTTGGTACTAACGAAGTGGCATCGGCAACCACTGCCAATGCCCGCCGCCTATTTCACCTTGATAAATAA
- the nth gene encoding endonuclease III, which yields MLVENPKKQALEIIKRLSVIYPEAKTALNFTTPFEMLVATILSAQSTDKMINKITPALFKKYPGVQAFADASLAELEQDIKSSGFFHNKALNIIGAARAVVSRFGGDVPRNMADMLTLPGVGRKTANVVLHNAFGLVEGIAVDTHVKRLAGRLGLSTNTDPVKIEQDLMALIPRSEWGNFSYYLIDHGRAVCDAKKPRCPECVLNDICPSAFLFIKVK from the coding sequence ATGCTGGTTGAGAATCCCAAAAAGCAGGCATTAGAAATAATTAAACGCCTTTCGGTGATATACCCTGAGGCTAAAACAGCGCTTAACTTTACTACCCCGTTTGAAATGCTGGTAGCTACTATTTTGTCTGCCCAGTCTACTGACAAAATGATAAATAAAATCACGCCAGCTCTCTTCAAAAAATATCCCGGCGTACAGGCCTTTGCTGATGCATCTCTGGCTGAGTTGGAACAGGATATTAAGTCATCAGGTTTCTTTCACAACAAGGCGCTGAATATTATAGGTGCTGCCAGAGCGGTTGTAAGCCGTTTTGGCGGGGATGTCCCCCGTAATATGGCAGATATGCTTACTCTGCCGGGGGTTGGGCGTAAAACAGCCAATGTAGTTTTGCATAATGCTTTCGGGCTGGTGGAGGGAATAGCGGTAGATACCCATGTAAAGCGTTTAGCTGGGCGGCTGGGGCTAAGCACTAATACTGACCCGGTGAAAATAGAGCAGGATTTGATGGCACTTATTCCCCGCAGTGAATGGGGGAATTTTTCGTATTACCTGATAGACCATGGGCGCGCAGTCTGTGATGCCAAAAAGCCGCGTTGCCCGGAGTGTGTGCTTAATGATATCTGCCCGTCTGCTTTTTTATTTATCAAGGTGAAATAG
- a CDS encoding cobyric acid synthase has product MAKLIMVQGTSSNVGKSILVTALCRIFKQDGYKVAPFKSQNMALNAFVTQEGGEIGRAQAVQAEACGIAPSVDMNPILMKPEADSKSQIVVNGKVDRTISAREYYEYAPLLLDTALAALNRLREQNDIVVIEGAGSPAEINLRQREIVNMRIAKTAGAPVLLAGDIDRGGVFASLIGTIDLLEPEERSYVKGYLINKFRGDASLLKPAIDVLEDRTSIPVLGIIPYLRNMAIAQEDSVYLDECKSGLGETDLDIAVIRLPRISNYDDFDALATDGASVRFVSKTGEIGNPDLIIIPGTKSTIPDMEYLWQNGLAETIIKKAGKGTHVLGVCGGYQILGKMIYDPHKTESETTELKGLGLLDTETTFEKEKSTTQVSGQVRFNNGLLADMAGCEVGGYEIHMGRTRLFTAQPAFQITKTPKGPADYLDGASNAEGTVLGTYIHGIFESDSFRRGFLNAIRRYKGIPERQAGYFDRDKEYDKLADIVRASIDMNKIYDILNEGIR; this is encoded by the coding sequence ATGGCGAAATTGATAATGGTTCAGGGCACTTCTTCTAATGTGGGCAAGAGCATACTGGTCACTGCGCTCTGCCGGATATTCAAACAGGACGGCTACAAAGTAGCCCCGTTCAAGTCCCAAAATATGGCGCTGAACGCTTTTGTCACCCAAGAGGGCGGTGAAATCGGCCGGGCACAGGCTGTTCAGGCAGAAGCCTGCGGCATTGCCCCCAGTGTAGATATGAACCCTATTCTGATGAAGCCCGAAGCAGATTCCAAAAGCCAGATTGTTGTAAACGGCAAAGTGGACCGCACCATTTCTGCCCGTGAATATTATGAATATGCACCCCTGCTGCTGGATACCGCTCTGGCGGCACTTAACCGTCTGCGGGAGCAAAATGATATTGTGGTCATAGAAGGGGCAGGCAGCCCGGCTGAGATAAACCTGAGGCAGCGGGAGATTGTAAATATGCGGATTGCCAAAACCGCCGGTGCGCCGGTGCTTCTGGCCGGAGACATAGACCGGGGCGGCGTTTTTGCTTCTTTGATTGGCACTATAGACCTTTTAGAGCCTGAAGAACGCAGTTATGTAAAGGGCTATCTGATAAATAAATTCCGGGGGGATGCCAGTTTACTTAAACCAGCCATAGATGTACTGGAAGACCGCACCTCCATACCGGTACTGGGCATTATCCCCTATCTGCGGAATATGGCCATTGCCCAGGAAGATTCGGTATACCTGGACGAATGTAAAAGCGGTCTGGGTGAAACCGACCTTGATATTGCGGTAATACGTCTGCCCCGCATATCCAACTACGACGATTTTGACGCTTTAGCCACAGACGGGGCATCAGTCAGGTTTGTATCTAAAACCGGTGAGATTGGCAACCCTGATTTGATAATAATTCCGGGTACCAAATCCACCATACCTGACATGGAATATCTGTGGCAAAACGGTCTGGCGGAAACTATCATCAAAAAAGCCGGAAAAGGCACCCATGTTTTAGGCGTCTGCGGCGGCTATCAGATTTTGGGAAAGATGATATACGACCCCCACAAGACTGAGTCTGAAACCACCGAATTAAAGGGTCTGGGTTTGCTGGATACCGAAACAACCTTTGAAAAAGAAAAATCCACCACACAGGTAAGCGGCCAGGTCAGGTTTAATAACGGGCTGCTTGCAGATATGGCCGGTTGTGAAGTGGGCGGCTATGAAATCCACATGGGAAGGACCCGCTTATTTACTGCCCAGCCTGCCTTCCAGATTACCAAAACCCCCAAAGGCCCGGCTGATTATCTGGACGGGGCATCCAATGCCGAAGGTACGGTGCTGGGTACATATATACACGGAATATTTGAAAGTGACTCTTTCCGCCGCGGCTTCTTAAATGCAATCCGCCGTTACAAGGGCATCCCTGAGCGGCAGGCAGGCTATTTTGACCGTGACAAAGAATATGATAAACTGGCAGATATAGTCAGGGCAAGCATAGACATGAACAAGATTTATGATATTTTGAACGAGGGAATAAGATGA
- a CDS encoding ABC transporter ATP-binding protein has translation MNQPDTKIKIADLSLSFGGIKALKGINLDIYDNQITAVIGPNGAGKTSLLNCINGFYKPQAGSIVYKGQNIARIRPDRVAKMGIARTFQNIELYSGLTTLENLMAARHIFMKQNFLTGGAYFGPAHKEEIAHRKIVEDIIDFLEIEPVRKKVVSMLPYGMRKRVELGRALALEPEVLLLDEPMAGMNLEEKEDIARFIVDIFEGQGETYPDTPILRDGVKCIVLIEHDMGVVMDLADRIAVLDFGSKIAEGRPEEIKNDEHVIAAYLGDE, from the coding sequence ATGAATCAGCCTGATACCAAGATAAAAATAGCTGACCTCTCCCTTTCGTTTGGCGGTATCAAAGCCCTGAAGGGAATCAATCTGGACATATATGATAATCAGATAACTGCCGTAATAGGTCCGAATGGGGCAGGCAAGACCAGTTTGCTAAACTGCATCAACGGTTTTTATAAACCCCAGGCAGGCAGCATTGTTTATAAAGGCCAGAATATTGCCCGTATCCGCCCTGACCGGGTGGCTAAAATGGGTATTGCCCGTACTTTTCAGAATATAGAGCTTTATTCAGGTTTGACTACCCTTGAAAACCTGATGGCCGCCCGGCATATATTTATGAAACAGAACTTTCTGACCGGGGGTGCCTATTTCGGGCCGGCCCATAAAGAAGAAATAGCTCACCGCAAGATAGTAGAAGACATAATAGATTTTTTGGAAATAGAGCCTGTCCGCAAAAAGGTAGTCAGTATGCTGCCGTACGGCATGCGTAAGCGGGTGGAACTGGGCCGGGCTTTGGCGCTTGAGCCGGAAGTACTTTTGCTGGATGAACCTATGGCAGGCATGAATCTGGAAGAGAAAGAAGATATTGCCCGCTTTATCGTAGATATTTTTGAAGGGCAGGGTGAGACCTATCCTGATACTCCCATACTGCGTGACGGGGTAAAGTGTATTGTGCTTATTGAACACGATATGGGCGTAGTTATGGATTTAGCTGACCGTATTGCGGTGCTGGACTTTGGCAGCAAAATAGCTGAGGGCAGGCCTGAAGAAATAAAGAATGATGAGCACGTGATAGCGGCCTATCTGGGTGATGAATAA
- a CDS encoding NADH-quinone oxidoreductase subunit N codes for MDLFMPEIIILITAILVIITDLFLTKSKRYLAYLSLLGLAAAAVATALNWNNPPEMAFGGMLALDSYSSFFRILFICLSGLVIMASTDYVTKFKRFQGEYYALVLFALLGMIMMASTANLITMYLSLELTGLSFYVLVGFLKDQNSTESALKYLLLGGVASAMLVFGLVIIYGFSGETNLGGIVNYIQTLPSGTDITTHAGLLLGIILTITGLGFKVAAVPFQFWVPDVYQGSPTPITLYLSIASKAAGFALFLRLFYTVFTDPLALSQEWALIIAILAAVGMTLGNVLAIPQKNIKRMLGYSSIAHAGYILVALAAVGNAPELADGRISLLFYLVAFAVSDLAAFISIIAISRSTGSDEISSYEGLAKTNPVYASALTLALLSLTGFPPLAGFLAKYYIFSASVQADMLWLMIIAAVNTVISAVFYFNVIRVMWLRPARQDVRVLASWPLKLALGISGLAVLIFGIVPETLLNLIEKAAELIIH; via the coding sequence ATGGATTTGTTTATGCCTGAAATAATAATACTGATAACAGCCATTTTGGTTATAATAACTGACCTCTTTCTGACTAAAAGCAAGAGGTATCTGGCCTATCTGTCTTTGCTGGGACTGGCAGCAGCGGCTGTAGCCACAGCTCTAAACTGGAATAACCCACCCGAAATGGCTTTTGGCGGTATGCTGGCACTGGACAGCTACTCCAGTTTCTTCCGTATTCTTTTTATCTGCCTTTCAGGCCTGGTTATAATGGCTTCTACTGATTATGTAACTAAGTTTAAACGTTTTCAGGGTGAATACTACGCTCTGGTACTGTTTGCCCTGCTGGGCATGATAATGATGGCCTCCACGGCCAACCTTATTACCATGTATCTTTCACTAGAGCTGACCGGACTGTCTTTTTACGTACTGGTGGGTTTTTTAAAAGACCAGAATTCCACCGAATCAGCTCTCAAATACCTGCTTTTGGGCGGGGTGGCTTCGGCTATGCTGGTGTTTGGCCTGGTGATTATTTACGGTTTCAGCGGCGAAACTAATCTGGGCGGTATTGTAAACTATATACAAACCCTGCCCTCAGGCACAGATATAACCACTCATGCAGGGCTGCTGCTGGGTATAATACTGACCATTACAGGTCTGGGCTTTAAAGTAGCCGCCGTGCCATTCCAATTTTGGGTGCCGGACGTTTATCAGGGCTCTCCCACCCCGATAACATTATACCTTTCCATAGCCAGCAAAGCGGCCGGGTTTGCCCTTTTCCTACGTTTGTTTTACACCGTTTTTACCGACCCGCTGGCACTCAGCCAGGAATGGGCACTGATTATTGCCATTCTGGCCGCTGTGGGTATGACACTGGGAAATGTACTGGCCATACCCCAGAAAAACATCAAAAGAATGCTGGGTTACTCCAGCATAGCCCATGCCGGTTATATACTGGTGGCTCTGGCAGCGGTGGGAAACGCCCCGGAACTGGCAGACGGGCGGATAAGCCTGCTCTTTTATCTGGTGGCTTTTGCCGTATCAGACCTGGCCGCCTTTATCTCTATCATAGCCATCAGCCGTTCTACCGGCAGTGATGAAATATCCTCTTACGAAGGCTTAGCCAAGACCAACCCGGTATATGCTTCTGCCCTGACACTGGCGCTGTTGTCTCTCACCGGTTTTCCGCCTCTGGCAGGTTTCCTTGCCAAGTATTATATTTTCAGCGCATCTGTCCAGGCGGATATGCTCTGGCTGATGATTATCGCCGCCGTAAACACCGTGATTTCGGCCGTTTTTTACTTCAACGTAATACGGGTAATGTGGCTAAGACCTGCCCGCCAGGATGTACGGGTACTGGCTTCCTGGCCGCTTAAACTGGCACTTGGTATTTCGGGACTGGCTGTGTTAATATTCGGCATTGTACCTGAAACACTCTTAAACCTTATTGAAAAGGCCGCCGAGCTAATAATCCATTAG
- a CDS encoding PaaI family thioesterase, which yields MTHPDAEENIKLLHEKSRTEPALNFLGIKILELKPGYSKLSIKLKPEFINAYGIIFGGITMSLADEAFGYAVNSLKLPTVAAQFNIHFLSAPDNDDELTAEAKVVKSGRRLAVAEVEVTNAKGKLIAKVSASGVPL from the coding sequence ATGACACACCCTGATGCTGAAGAAAATATTAAGCTTCTGCATGAAAAAAGCCGCACTGAACCTGCCCTGAATTTTCTGGGCATAAAAATACTGGAATTGAAACCCGGTTATTCCAAGCTGAGTATCAAACTCAAACCGGAGTTTATAAATGCCTACGGCATAATTTTTGGCGGAATCACCATGTCTTTGGCAGATGAGGCATTCGGTTATGCAGTGAACAGTCTGAAACTGCCTACGGTAGCCGCCCAGTTCAATATCCACTTTCTGTCAGCCCCGGATAATGATGACGAACTAACTGCGGAAGCCAAAGTAGTCAAATCAGGCCGCCGTCTGGCTGTTGCCGAAGTAGAGGTGACCAATGCCAAAGGCAAACTGATAGCTAAAGTAAGTGCCAGCGGCGTTCCGCTTTAA
- a CDS encoding NuoI/complex I 23 kDa subunit family protein — MSALSNTGGGILKGMRLTFKHLFRPWITVQYPEEKLTMSKRIRGTQVIWVKETCIACLACARACPVKAINMEVSRGEDRKLKVDHMSIDFGLCVFCGLCVESCPTKTSIYMGYGYETTTYRCTNVEKAEGQSRSECRCRELILTGDELAPSATRVLSGYDRPDAAEKLAEQTLLINKKGYFER, encoded by the coding sequence GTGTCAGCGTTAAGTAATACCGGGGGCGGCATTCTTAAAGGAATGCGCCTTACCTTCAAGCATCTTTTCCGCCCTTGGATAACTGTCCAGTATCCGGAAGAAAAACTGACTATGTCAAAAAGGATACGGGGAACGCAGGTTATCTGGGTGAAGGAGACCTGTATTGCCTGCCTGGCCTGTGCCAGAGCCTGTCCGGTAAAGGCCATCAATATGGAGGTTTCCCGCGGCGAAGACCGCAAACTTAAGGTAGACCATATGTCTATAGATTTCGGGCTGTGCGTCTTTTGCGGTCTGTGTGTTGAATCCTGCCCTACCAAAACTTCAATTTACATGGGCTACGGCTACGAAACTACCACCTACCGCTGTACCAACGTTGAAAAAGCGGAAGGGCAAAGCCGTTCCGAGTGCCGCTGCCGTGAGCTGATACTTACCGGGGATGAACTTGCCCCCTCGGCAACCCGGGTACTCAGCGGGTATGACCGCCCGGATGCCGCAGAAAAACTGGCTGAACAAACCCTGCTTATAAATAAGAAAGGCTACTTTGAAAGGTAA
- the nuoL gene encoding NADH-quinone oxidoreductase subunit L: protein MTQTGLWLIMLLPLICGALIALGYSFFCKKPALSGYLGIAGVGGSLLLSIWGLTGLLGKEGASHYASGFSWFSIGNSVDISLNLNFDPLAAIMCFVILFVSLMVHIYSQGYMHGDKGYPRYYAFLSFFTASMLGLVLSDNLLFTFFFWELVGLASYLLIGFWFTRPAAANAAKKAFIVTRIGDVGFLAAILILFANTGTLDINSLNGMAEMGLIGAGTVTVAALGIFAGAVGKSAQFPLHVWLPDAMEGPTPVSALIHAATMVAAGVFLVARTYPIFESSATAMLWVSIIGAVTAIFAATMALVMNDMKRILAYSTVSQLGYMMLGLGTGGIAIGIFHLFNHAFFKSLLFLGSGSVNHATGTFDIREMGGLSKPMPVTSKTFLIASLSLAGIWPLSGFFSKDEILAGAMDGQFILFILALITVFLTAFYMFRLYFVAFGGTYRGKGHPHESPKVMSWPLLILVVPSVISGLLNAGGSFSGFLGEEVHTGFFEGLFGILLHPLALVSLAVAGGGIYLAFLMYKKKSLSPAVFSERFKWLYMIFSKKYWMDELYEGVISRTLLMKGLFAFAAFFDKKVVDGGLNGFFIQKVLFSRLFSRFRTADERIVDGAVNGVAAITVESGKVGRKAQTGQLQSYGIYLAAGVVVLVMAALIIW, encoded by the coding sequence ATGACCCAAACCGGACTCTGGCTCATAATGCTGCTCCCCCTTATCTGCGGGGCTTTGATAGCCCTGGGGTACTCCTTTTTCTGCAAAAAACCGGCTTTAAGCGGATACCTAGGCATAGCCGGTGTAGGTGGTTCGCTGCTACTTTCTATCTGGGGGCTGACAGGCCTGCTGGGAAAGGAAGGGGCTTCTCACTATGCCTCCGGCTTCAGCTGGTTTTCAATTGGTAATTCGGTTGATATCAGCCTTAACCTAAACTTTGACCCGCTGGCCGCCATAATGTGCTTTGTAATCCTTTTTGTCAGCCTGATGGTACACATATATTCACAGGGCTATATGCACGGTGATAAAGGGTATCCCCGTTACTATGCCTTTTTGTCTTTCTTTACCGCCTCTATGCTGGGGCTGGTGCTCTCTGACAACCTGCTTTTTACCTTCTTCTTTTGGGAGTTGGTGGGTCTGGCATCATATCTTCTTATCGGCTTCTGGTTTACCCGCCCGGCCGCCGCCAATGCCGCTAAAAAGGCGTTCATTGTAACCCGTATAGGTGATGTGGGCTTTTTAGCCGCTATACTCATTTTGTTTGCGAATACCGGCACGCTGGATATAAACAGCCTGAACGGCATGGCCGAAATGGGGCTTATAGGTGCCGGCACAGTAACTGTGGCCGCTCTGGGCATATTTGCCGGTGCGGTGGGTAAATCAGCCCAGTTCCCCCTGCATGTATGGCTGCCTGATGCTATGGAAGGCCCTACCCCCGTTTCCGCCCTTATCCATGCCGCCACCATGGTTGCTGCCGGTGTATTTCTGGTTGCCCGCACCTACCCTATATTTGAAAGCTCGGCAACAGCCATGCTTTGGGTATCTATAATCGGTGCGGTTACCGCTATATTTGCCGCTACCATGGCGCTGGTTATGAACGATATGAAGCGTATACTGGCCTATTCCACAGTCAGCCAGCTGGGTTATATGATGCTGGGGCTGGGTACAGGCGGCATTGCTATCGGTATATTCCACCTGTTTAATCATGCTTTTTTCAAGAGTTTGCTCTTTTTAGGTTCGGGCAGCGTAAATCACGCTACCGGCACATTTGATATCCGCGAAATGGGCGGCCTGTCCAAACCCATGCCTGTTACCAGCAAGACTTTTCTTATTGCCTCACTCAGTCTGGCAGGTATCTGGCCGCTTTCAGGCTTTTTCAGCAAGGACGAGATACTTGCCGGGGCTATGGACGGGCAATTTATTCTGTTCATTCTGGCACTCATCACCGTATTCCTGACCGCCTTTTATATGTTCCGCCTGTACTTCGTGGCTTTCGGCGGCACTTACCGCGGCAAGGGGCATCCCCATGAATCCCCCAAGGTCATGTCATGGCCGCTTCTGATACTGGTTGTGCCTTCGGTAATCAGCGGTTTGCTGAATGCCGGCGGCAGTTTCAGCGGCTTTTTGGGCGAAGAGGTGCATACCGGCTTTTTTGAGGGATTATTCGGCATTTTGCTGCACCCGCTGGCCCTGGTTTCACTGGCCGTAGCCGGCGGCGGTATATATCTGGCTTTCCTGATGTATAAAAAGAAGAGCCTTTCACCCGCTGTATTTTCAGAGCGTTTTAAATGGCTTTATATGATATTTTCCAAGAAATACTGGATGGATGAGCTGTACGAAGGTGTTATATCCCGCACGCTGCTTATGAAGGGACTGTTTGCTTTTGCGGCTTTCTTTGACAAAAAGGTGGTAGACGGGGGCTTAAACGGCTTCTTCATTCAAAAAGTATTATTTTCCCGTCTTTTCAGCCGCTTCCGCACCGCTGATGAACGCATAGTGGACGGGGCGGTAAACGGGGTTGCCGCTATAACCGTAGAGAGCGGCAAGGTGGGACGCAAAGCCCAGACCGGGCAGCTCCAATCATACGGAATTTATCTTGCCGCCGGGGTGGTTGTACTGGTGATGGCGGCTCTTATTATCTGGTAA
- the nuoK gene encoding NADH-quinone oxidoreductase subunit NuoK, translating to MGLTHFLVLAVILFCIGLYGALVKKSAVVILMCIEIMLNAVTIAAVAFNRFSAAEFFTGQIFTLFIIAVAAAEATIGLAIIISIYKNRDTIDATKIDLMKW from the coding sequence ATGGGACTGACTCACTTTTTGGTACTGGCGGTAATACTGTTCTGTATCGGTCTTTACGGGGCACTGGTTAAAAAGAGCGCCGTAGTGATACTGATGTGCATAGAAATAATGCTGAACGCAGTTACCATTGCGGCGGTGGCCTTTAACCGTTTTTCTGCCGCCGAATTTTTTACCGGGCAGATATTTACTCTGTTTATTATCGCGGTGGCGGCCGCCGAGGCAACTATTGGTCTGGCCATAATAATATCCATTTACAAAAACCGGGATACTATTGATGCCACCAAGATAGATTTGATGAAGTGGTAA